A region from the Triticum aestivum cultivar Chinese Spring chromosome 3D, IWGSC CS RefSeq v2.1, whole genome shotgun sequence genome encodes:
- the LOC123076680 gene encoding uncharacterized protein produces the protein MHGTSWSMGLPPELLREISCRLHDTADFVRFHAVCKPWRGSHEPTTTDYQFLPWLLAPSKPGDDSLKIRCVFSGISYHVPPPVSATMTNGVTSAGNTNIRYFTDSPLGPTLHESVAGGAVAHLPLSPHIERLGKNPGGIIHNDGTLLLYSKYGKCNSSDLYTIEFSASLLHPGNDEWTFVQRTLETPCYGEFYAMYHAGKIIVTMYNNLWLVMMTPSTAATNKDDVLVPTPLWTPRKCDGYFCEYTYVLESRGELLWASVHIKMDYPYQDDDGKGVCGLVRALWMSMHVLEKVSEGSKEIQWARKDAKSLKDRLFFLGWPNSFTMDASQLGVSGGFAYFLYCDDQGHRQPHERWGVFKYNLIDNMTDFIEWLPQGWDEEMCTWLIPQPTIAPIHQVVVTTPRSNNMIHIKTLCP, from the coding sequence ATGCATGGGACGTCGTGGTCAATGGGCCTCCCGCCGGAACTGCTCCGCGAGATCTCTTGCCGCCTGCACGACACCGCCGACTTCGTCCGCTTCCACGCGGTCTGCAAGCCATGGCGCGGCTCACACGAGCCGACAACGACTGATTATCAGTTCCTGCCATGGCTCCTCGCGCCTAGCAAGCCTGGTGACGACTCTCTCAAGATTAGATGCGTCTTCTCGGGCATAAGCTACCACGTGCCGCCGCCAGTATCTGCCACCATGACGAACGGGGTGACAAGCGCCGGCAACACCAACATCCGCTATTTCACCGATTCTCCCTTGGGCCCAACCCTTCACGAATCTGTCGCCGGAGGGGCCGTCGCCCACCTGCCTCTCTCCCCACACATCGAACGGTTGGGGAAGAACCCTGGTGGCATCATCCACAATGACGGTACCCTCCTTTTATACAGCAAATATGGCAAATGCAACAGTAGCGACCTCTACACGATCGAGTTCAGCGCGTCGCTCCTGCATCCTGGCAACGATGAGTGGACGTTTGTCCAGAGGACTCTGGAAACGCCCTGCTACGGCGAGTTCTATGCCATGTATCATGCCGGCAAGATCATTGTGACAATGTACAACAACCTCTGGCTCGTGATGATGACACCATCCACAGCAGCAACGAACAAGGATGATGTGCTGGTCCCCACGCCACTCTGGACGCCGCGCAAGTGTGACGGCTATTTCTGCGAGTACACCTATGTGCTCGAGTCTCGCGGCGAGCTTCTCTGGGCATCGGTGCACATCAAGATGGATTACCCGTACCAGGACGACGATGGAAAGGGTGTCTGCGGCCTGGTTCGCGCACTGTGGATGTCCATGCATGTGCTTGAGAAGGTTAGCGAGGGGTCGAAGGAAATACAGTGGGCGAGGAAGGATGCCAAGAGCTTGAAGGATCGCTTGTTTTTCCTCGGGTGGCCCAACAGTTTCACCATGGACGCGTCGCAGCTTGGCGTGAGCGGCGGGTTCGCCTACTTCTTGTACTGCGATGACCAGGGCCACCGCCAGCCCCATGAGCGGTGGGGTGTGTTTAAGTACAACCTCATCGACAACATGACAGACTTCATCGAGTGGCTACCCCAAGGATGGGACGAGGAAATGTGCACGTGGCTCATACCCCAGCCCACCATTGCTCCAATTCATCAGGTTGTAGTTACTACTCCAAGAAGTAATAACATGATTCACATCAAAACACTTTGCCCTTGA